In Aegilops tauschii subsp. strangulata cultivar AL8/78 chromosome 3, Aet v6.0, whole genome shotgun sequence, one genomic interval encodes:
- the LOC109731924 gene encoding cysteine proteinase inhibitor: MEMWKYRVVGSVAALLLLLAVVVPFTQTQTQSARDKAAMAEDAGPLVGGIKDSPMGQENDLDVIALARFAVSEHNNKANALLEFENVVKLKKQIVAGTMHFITIRVTEGGAKKLYEAKVWEKPWENFKKLEEFKPVEDAAIA, translated from the exons ATGGAGATGTGGAAATATCGGGTCGTAGGATCGGTGGCTGCCCTGCTCTTGCTACTCGCCGTCGTCGTGCCGTTTACTCAGACCCAGACGCAGAGCGCACGGGACAAGGCTGCCATGGCGGAAGACGCAGGGCCGTTGGTGGGAGGCATCAAGGACTCGCCGATGGGGCAAGAGAACGACCTCGACGTCATCGCGCTCGCCCGCTTCGCCGTCTCCGAGCACAACAACAAGGCC AATGCCCTGCTGGAGTTCGAGAACGTGGTGAAGCTGAAGAAGCAAATTGTTGCTGGCACGATGCACTTCATTACAATTCGGGTCACTGAAGGTGGGGCCAAGAAGCTCTATGAAGCTAAGGTGTGGGAGAAACCATGGGAGAACTTTAAGAAGCTCGAGGAGTTCAAGCCGGTGGAGGACGCTGCAATCGCATAA